In the Paenibacillus sp. FSL H7-0357 genome, one interval contains:
- a CDS encoding ribonuclease J: MSKKNNNDKLLIFALGGVGEIGKNMYVVQYGNDIVVVDAGLKFPEEDMLGIDIVIPDISYLTENRDKVRGIVLTHGHEDHIGGLSYVLKNLNVPVYGTRLTLGLVENKLKEANLLGETKRILINEDSEIELGTSLKATFFRTNHSIPDSVGVCIETPEGNVVHTGDFKFDHTPVNGQFANLHRMAEIGQKGVLALMSDSTNAEKPGFTPSEKNVGIVLEDIFRKAEQRVVVATFASNVHRIQQVVNAAESTGRKITVIGRSMVNVVSIASELGYLHVPDGMLIEPEEMNRMAGNRVVVLCTGSQGEPMSALTRMARSSHRKVDILPGDTVIIAATPVPGNEKYVGRTIDELFRLGANVIYSGSNSGVHVSGHGSQEELKLMLNLMKPKYFIPIHGEFRMQRKHALLAESVGVEPSNIFITEIGEIVEIQGGSARKAGKVTAGNVLIDGLGVGDVGNIVLRDRKLLSQDGILVVVVTLSKQNGAIVSGPDIISRGFVYVRESEGLLDEANRIVSSTLQRLMSEKVNEWASLKTSVKDSLGRFLYEQTRRRPMILPIIMEV, encoded by the coding sequence TTGTCCAAAAAAAACAACAACGATAAATTGCTGATATTCGCATTGGGCGGAGTCGGAGAAATCGGGAAAAACATGTATGTCGTTCAATACGGAAACGACATTGTAGTCGTGGATGCCGGTCTAAAGTTCCCGGAGGAAGATATGCTCGGTATTGATATTGTAATACCTGACATTTCGTACCTGACAGAAAACCGTGACAAGGTAAGAGGTATTGTGCTTACCCACGGACACGAGGATCACATCGGCGGATTGTCTTATGTGCTTAAGAACCTGAATGTTCCGGTTTATGGAACAAGACTTACCCTTGGACTTGTGGAGAACAAGCTTAAGGAAGCTAATCTGCTCGGAGAAACGAAACGGATTCTAATTAACGAAGATTCGGAAATCGAACTGGGAACGTCATTGAAAGCAACCTTCTTCAGAACCAATCACAGTATTCCTGACTCCGTCGGAGTATGTATCGAAACACCGGAAGGCAATGTTGTCCATACAGGTGACTTCAAATTTGACCACACCCCAGTCAATGGTCAATTTGCCAATCTCCACCGTATGGCTGAAATCGGCCAGAAAGGCGTACTTGCGCTTATGTCTGACAGCACGAACGCAGAGAAGCCAGGCTTCACGCCTTCGGAGAAGAATGTCGGCATCGTACTGGAAGATATCTTCCGCAAGGCTGAACAGCGTGTTGTTGTGGCAACCTTTGCCTCCAACGTGCACCGTATTCAGCAGGTGGTTAACGCCGCTGAATCCACTGGCCGCAAGATTACGGTTATTGGCCGCAGTATGGTGAATGTGGTATCCATCGCTTCTGAGCTGGGTTATCTGCATGTGCCGGACGGCATGCTGATTGAACCAGAGGAAATGAATAGAATGGCCGGCAACCGTGTAGTTGTGTTGTGCACAGGCAGCCAGGGCGAACCGATGTCAGCTCTTACACGCATGGCGCGCTCCAGCCACCGCAAAGTGGATATTCTGCCGGGCGACACCGTTATCATTGCGGCAACGCCGGTACCGGGTAACGAGAAATATGTAGGCCGTACGATTGATGAATTGTTCCGTCTTGGTGCTAACGTGATTTACAGCGGTTCCAATTCCGGCGTTCACGTCTCCGGTCACGGCAGCCAGGAAGAGCTGAAGCTGATGCTCAACCTGATGAAGCCTAAATACTTTATTCCTATCCATGGTGAATTCCGGATGCAGCGCAAACATGCGCTTCTGGCAGAATCTGTCGGAGTGGAACCAAGCAACATTTTCATTACCGAAATCGGCGAAATTGTTGAAATTCAGGGCGGATCAGCCCGCAAAGCCGGCAAGGTTACTGCAGGCAACGTGCTGATTGACGGTCTTGGCGTTGGCGATGTTGGCAATATTGTACTGCGCGACCGCAAGCTGCTGTCCCAGGATGGTATCCTTGTTGTCGTTGTGACACTGAGCAAGCAGAACGGAGCAATCGTATCCGGACCGGATATTATCTCCCGCGGCTTTGTCTACGTGCGCGAGTCCGAAGGACTTCTGGATGAAGCGAACCGGATTGTCTCCAGTACGCTGCAGCGCCTGATGAGCGAGAAGGTCAATGAATGGGCTTCGCTCAAAACAAGCGTCAAAGATTCACTCGGCCGTTTCCTCTATGAGCAAACACGCCGCAGACCGATGATCCTCCCGATCATTATGGAAGTGTAA
- the dapA gene encoding 4-hydroxy-tetrahydrodipicolinate synthase codes for MDFGRLITAMVTPFDGDGEINWEATSRLVDYLIEEQKSEALVVCGTTGESPTLSEEEKLRLFSYVLEKADGRCKIIAGTGSNSTKNSIHLTKEAEKIGVDGVLLVVPYYNKPNQEGLYRHFSAIAAETTLPCILYNVPSRTSVSMSVATTLRLAEIPNIVATKECASVDQITLIASACADDFHVYSGDDSAGLATLAVGGHGIISVASHVVGVEMSEMIEAFISGNVYRAGELHRQLFPVFKGLFECPQPLPNPSAVKYALELRGIPVGSVRLPLVGPSEDEAEFIKALLN; via the coding sequence GTGGATTTCGGAAGATTAATAACCGCGATGGTAACCCCTTTTGACGGGGATGGAGAAATCAACTGGGAAGCAACTTCACGCCTTGTTGACTATTTGATTGAGGAACAGAAATCCGAAGCGCTGGTAGTCTGTGGTACCACCGGAGAATCGCCCACACTTAGCGAGGAGGAGAAGCTACGGCTTTTTTCCTACGTTCTGGAGAAAGCGGACGGACGCTGTAAAATCATTGCCGGAACGGGCAGCAACAGCACGAAGAATTCCATACATCTTACGAAGGAAGCGGAGAAAATCGGAGTAGATGGTGTTCTTCTCGTCGTTCCTTATTACAATAAGCCAAACCAGGAGGGGCTGTACCGGCACTTCTCGGCGATCGCTGCGGAAACAACCTTGCCCTGTATTCTTTACAATGTTCCAAGCCGTACCAGTGTAAGCATGAGTGTGGCGACGACATTAAGACTTGCTGAAATCCCCAATATTGTGGCGACCAAGGAATGTGCCTCAGTCGATCAGATTACTCTGATCGCTTCGGCTTGTGCGGATGATTTCCACGTATACTCGGGGGATGATTCTGCGGGACTGGCAACACTTGCCGTCGGCGGTCACGGCATTATTAGCGTAGCCAGCCATGTGGTGGGAGTTGAGATGTCGGAAATGATCGAAGCCTTTATCTCCGGCAATGTGTACCGGGCCGGCGAGCTTCACCGCCAATTGTTCCCTGTATTCAAAGGGTTGTTTGAATGCCCGCAGCCGCTGCCGAACCCTTCGGCTGTTAAGTATGCACTGGAACTGCGGGGGATTCCTGTCGGATCCGTGCGTCTACCACTGGTGGGACCGAGCGAAGATGAGGCCGAGTTCATTAAAGCGCTGCTGAATTAG
- the dapG gene encoding aspartate kinase, translating to MGILVQKFGGTSLSTPAAREHVIRHVKREMASGFDLVIVVSAMGRKGEPYATDTLLDWAVQNGNSLPDREKDLLMCCGEIISATTLCGLLEQEGIRSTVLTGAQAGFLTDNNYGNARILDVQTERILRELREHKVVIVTGFQGQTEAGDFTTLGRGGSDTSATALGAALRADMVDIYTDVDGILTADPRIVEDAKQLTYVSYTEICNMAYQGAKVIHPRAVEIAMQAQIPVRVRSTFSEAEGTLVTHPEGFSDVSHGVVDRYVTGIAYVSNITQISVECPDGNGTGVQLQIFKSMADNEISVDFINVTPSEALYTVNDDKSEQAIAALQELGLRPKSLSGCAKVSVIGGGINGVPGIMARIVEALTSQNIQILQSADSNTTIWVLVKKEDMVQSLRALHAKFELHR from the coding sequence ATGGGTATTTTGGTGCAAAAGTTCGGCGGAACCTCATTGTCCACACCGGCAGCGAGGGAGCATGTCATCCGCCACGTCAAACGGGAGATGGCCAGCGGCTTTGATCTGGTTATTGTCGTCTCCGCTATGGGACGCAAAGGGGAGCCTTACGCAACCGACACGCTGCTTGACTGGGCAGTGCAGAACGGGAATTCCCTGCCGGACCGGGAGAAAGATCTCTTGATGTGCTGCGGAGAAATAATCTCCGCCACTACACTGTGTGGTCTGCTGGAGCAGGAGGGCATCCGCTCTACGGTGCTTACAGGCGCACAGGCTGGCTTCCTTACCGACAACAACTACGGCAACGCAAGAATTCTTGATGTGCAGACCGAACGCATTCTACGGGAATTGCGAGAGCATAAAGTAGTTATAGTAACCGGGTTTCAGGGTCAGACCGAAGCCGGTGATTTTACGACCCTTGGACGCGGGGGAAGCGATACCTCGGCAACTGCGCTTGGTGCAGCGCTCCGTGCGGATATGGTCGATATTTACACAGATGTGGACGGGATTCTTACAGCCGATCCGCGGATTGTCGAGGATGCGAAGCAACTGACCTATGTCAGCTATACAGAAATCTGCAACATGGCCTACCAAGGGGCTAAAGTTATACATCCCCGTGCGGTGGAAATTGCCATGCAGGCCCAGATTCCTGTACGTGTGCGCTCAACGTTCTCGGAAGCCGAAGGTACGCTTGTCACCCATCCTGAAGGATTCAGCGATGTTTCACACGGGGTAGTGGACCGTTATGTTACGGGGATTGCTTATGTCAGCAATATTACACAGATCTCTGTGGAGTGTCCGGACGGCAACGGTACCGGAGTGCAGCTGCAAATCTTCAAAAGCATGGCCGACAATGAAATCAGTGTGGACTTTATCAATGTAACGCCTTCGGAGGCGCTGTATACTGTGAACGATGACAAATCGGAGCAGGCAATCGCTGCGCTGCAAGAGTTGGGGCTTCGTCCCAAGAGCTTGTCCGGCTGCGCCAAGGTCTCGGTAATCGGCGGAGGCATTAACGGCGTGCCGGGGATTATGGCGCGCATTGTTGAGGCGTTAACCTCGCAGAACATTCAGATTTTACAGTCTGCCGATTCCAATACAACAATCTGGGTACTGGTGAAGAAGGAAGATATGGTGCAGTCGCTGCGCGCACTGCATGCCAAGTTTGAATTGCACCGCTGA
- the dpsA gene encoding dipicolinate synthase subunit DpsA, with translation MFTGIRIVFLGGDARQLEVISKCVEMDATVSAAGFDKWETPSPEVNMIQLSAGLLSSADVLVLPTVGCDEEGNINAVFSSDRLQLLDEHIAALPPNCTVYAGVAKSYLRNLCARHSIKLVELLNRDDVAIYNSIPTAEGALVMAIQNTDFTIHGSSSMVLGMGRTGFTMAKVLQGLGARVKIGVRRQEHYARAEEMGWKPFMTGELLLHVPEADLIFNTVPGMIITAQVLSRLQKHCVIIDLASDPGGCDFRYAEKNGIKAMLAPGLPGIVAPKSAGMIMANALVQSISDETLRTADNK, from the coding sequence ATGTTTACTGGCATCAGGATCGTGTTCCTGGGCGGGGACGCAAGACAGCTGGAGGTCATTAGTAAATGCGTAGAGATGGATGCGACGGTAAGCGCCGCCGGGTTTGATAAGTGGGAAACTCCAAGTCCGGAAGTGAACATGATTCAGCTTTCGGCCGGACTGCTCAGCAGCGCGGATGTGCTGGTGCTGCCTACGGTGGGATGTGACGAGGAAGGAAATATTAATGCCGTATTTTCCTCGGATCGCCTACAGCTGCTTGACGAACATATCGCGGCGTTGCCGCCGAACTGCACAGTGTATGCCGGTGTAGCCAAAAGTTATTTACGCAACCTGTGCGCCAGACATTCGATTAAGCTCGTGGAACTGCTGAACCGGGACGATGTGGCGATTTACAACTCCATCCCAACAGCAGAGGGTGCACTGGTTATGGCTATCCAGAATACCGATTTTACAATTCACGGCTCCTCTTCGATGGTGCTCGGCATGGGCAGAACCGGATTTACAATGGCAAAGGTATTGCAGGGACTCGGTGCCAGAGTAAAGATAGGCGTCAGGAGGCAAGAGCATTACGCACGTGCGGAAGAGATGGGCTGGAAGCCATTTATGACCGGAGAACTGCTGCTGCATGTGCCGGAGGCTGATCTCATCTTTAATACCGTACCGGGCATGATTATAACCGCGCAGGTACTTTCACGTCTTCAGAAGCACTGTGTAATTATCGATCTGGCCTCCGACCCGGGCGGATGCGATTTCCGCTATGCGGAGAAGAATGGAATCAAGGCGATGCTGGCTCCAGGTCTGCCTGGAATAGTTGCCCCAAAAAGCGCAGGGATGATTATGGCTAATGCGTTGGTGCAGTCGATATCGGACGAGACATTGCGCACAGCGGACAATAAATGA
- a CDS encoding dipicolinate synthase subunit B — protein MDWHGKTVGYAITGSHCTFAEVMPQIQRFMDDGANVVPIVSASVLNTDTRFGTSENWLKQLKDITGNDIISTIVEAEPLGPSKLLDVLTIAPCTGNTTSKLANAMTDSPVLMAAKSQMRNGRPLVLAISTNDGLGLNAANIAKLLVAKHIYFVPFGQDNPVGKPNSLVARMDLIPEACYAALQGNQLQPMIIERFHSA, from the coding sequence ATGGATTGGCATGGTAAAACAGTAGGTTATGCAATTACCGGTTCACATTGCACGTTTGCCGAAGTGATGCCGCAGATTCAGCGCTTTATGGACGACGGTGCAAATGTGGTACCGATTGTTTCCGCATCGGTGCTGAACACGGATACCCGCTTCGGCACATCGGAAAATTGGTTAAAACAGTTGAAAGATATAACAGGGAATGATATCATTTCTACAATTGTTGAAGCGGAACCGTTGGGTCCTTCCAAGCTGCTGGACGTTCTGACGATCGCCCCTTGCACGGGGAATACGACGAGCAAATTGGCCAACGCCATGACAGACAGCCCCGTACTGATGGCAGCAAAGTCCCAGATGCGTAACGGTCGGCCGCTAGTGCTGGCCATCTCCACGAATGACGGCCTTGGCCTGAATGCGGCGAATATTGCAAAGCTTTTGGTAGCCAAACATATTTATTTTGTGCCGTTCGGCCAGGATAATCCTGTAGGCAAGCCCAACTCGCTTGTAGCGCGTATGGATCTCATACCCGAGGCCTGCTACGCAGCTTTGCAGGGCAATCAGCTGCAGCCGATGATTATCGAACGGTTTCATTCAGCATAA
- the dpsA gene encoding dipicolinate synthase subunit DpsA, with translation MLTGIRIVFLGGDARQIEVIRKCVEMDATVSAAGFDKWESPSPGVNLEELSAELLGNADVLVLPTVGCDDEGNINALFSSHRLQLLDEHIAAMPSRSTVYTGMAKSYLRSLCARHSLKLVELLNRDDVAIYNSIPTAEGALVMAIQNTDFTIHGSTSMVLGMGRTGFTMARALQGLGSSVKVGVRRQEHYARAEEMGWKPFMTGELLLHVPDVDLIFNTIPSMIITAQVLSRLQRHCVIIDLASAPGGCDFRYAEKRGIKAMLAPGLPGIVAPKSAGIIMGSALVQSISDETSIRGDE, from the coding sequence ATGCTTACTGGCATCAGGATCGTGTTCCTGGGCGGGGACGCGAGACAGATTGAAGTGATTCGGAAATGTGTGGAAATGGATGCGACGGTAAGTGCTGCCGGATTCGATAAGTGGGAATCCCCTAGCCCGGGGGTGAACCTCGAAGAGCTGTCGGCAGAGCTCTTAGGCAATGCGGATGTGCTGGTACTGCCAACAGTTGGTTGTGATGATGAAGGGAATATCAATGCGCTGTTCTCCTCCCACCGTCTGCAGCTGCTGGATGAGCACATCGCTGCGATGCCGTCCCGATCCACGGTGTATACCGGTATGGCCAAAAGCTACTTGCGCAGTCTGTGCGCCAGACATTCGCTAAAGCTGGTGGAACTGCTGAACCGGGACGATGTGGCGATATACAACTCCATCCCTACAGCAGAAGGCGCGCTGGTTATGGCCATTCAGAATACCGATTTTACTATTCATGGTTCTACATCGATGGTACTCGGAATGGGAAGAACCGGGTTTACGATGGCGCGGGCGCTTCAAGGGCTCGGCTCCAGCGTAAAGGTGGGGGTAAGAAGACAGGAGCATTATGCGCGGGCGGAAGAGATGGGCTGGAAGCCTTTTATGACAGGTGAGCTGCTGCTTCATGTGCCGGATGTTGATCTAATCTTCAATACCATCCCAAGCATGATTATTACCGCGCAGGTACTATCCCGGCTTCAGAGGCACTGCGTAATTATTGATTTGGCCTCCGCACCGGGCGGATGTGATTTCCGCTATGCGGAGAAGCGCGGGATTAAAGCGATGCTGGCTCCGGGATTGCCCGGGATCGTTGCCCCCAAGAGCGCCGGAATTATTATGGGTAGTGCGCTGGTACAGTCGATATCTGACGAGACTTCAATCAGGGGGGACGAATAA
- the dut gene encoding dUTP diphosphatase, which translates to MSYYVQINKLPGNEDVLLPRKMSEQASGYDLYASVDGEVVLAPGERALIPTGISLAMPDGLEAQIRPRSGLALKHGITCLNTPGTIDADYRGEIKVLLINLGQEPFAIARNERIAQMVFQAVPSVNMVEVDELSETQRGAGGFGHTGK; encoded by the coding sequence TTGTCTTATTACGTTCAAATTAACAAACTGCCCGGCAACGAGGATGTGCTGCTGCCCCGCAAAATGTCGGAACAGGCTTCCGGCTATGACCTGTATGCGTCTGTGGACGGTGAGGTTGTGCTTGCTCCGGGCGAGCGCGCCCTGATCCCTACGGGAATCTCACTGGCGATGCCTGACGGGCTGGAGGCGCAGATCCGTCCGCGCAGCGGCCTTGCTCTAAAGCACGGCATTACCTGCCTGAATACCCCGGGGACGATTGATGCCGACTACCGTGGTGAAATTAAAGTTTTACTGATTAACCTGGGTCAGGAGCCGTTTGCCATCGCACGCAATGAGCGGATTGCCCAAATGGTGTTCCAGGCCGTGCCGTCCGTGAACATGGTGGAAGTGGACGAGCTGTCCGAGACACAACGCGGCGCCGGAGGCTTTGGCCATACGGGCAAATAG
- a CDS encoding M16 family metallopeptidase, whose product MEKIVLSNGLRVVTEKIPTGRSVSFGIWVKNGSRNENPLNNGISHFIEHMLFKGTDRFSAKDIAEQFDAIGGNVNAFTSKEYTCYYAKVLDEHLPIAVDVLSDMFFRSRIDAEELAKEKNVILEEIAMCEDTPDDLVHDLMCAAAYGEHPLAYSILGLKERLADMTADDLHAYMKQQYTIENTVISVAGNINDGLVDLLEAHFGSFDNHGESAPLTAPDFHGELLFHRKKTEQNHICLSLPGVESGGPLQYAMVLLNNAIGGGMSSRMFQEIREKRGLAYSVYSYHSSQADSGLFTVYAGTAPKQTKEVTELIKEMMHDLAVNGLSEDELRKGKEQLKGSLILSLESTSSRMNRIGKNELMLGRHDTLDEMITKIGLVTMDDINRLLDHMFAEPLALAMVGSSDKAIANVRRDDLVLLRSN is encoded by the coding sequence GTGGAAAAAATAGTATTATCGAACGGCCTGCGGGTGGTTACGGAGAAAATTCCTACCGGACGCTCCGTTTCCTTTGGAATCTGGGTCAAGAATGGCTCCCGCAATGAGAACCCGCTGAATAACGGGATTTCCCATTTTATCGAACACATGCTTTTTAAAGGCACCGACCGGTTCAGTGCCAAAGATATTGCCGAGCAGTTTGATGCGATTGGCGGCAACGTCAACGCATTTACCTCGAAGGAATATACATGTTATTATGCAAAAGTATTGGATGAGCATCTGCCGATAGCCGTGGATGTGCTGTCCGATATGTTTTTCCGCTCGCGGATTGATGCCGAAGAGCTGGCCAAGGAGAAAAATGTCATCCTGGAGGAAATCGCCATGTGCGAGGATACGCCGGATGATCTGGTGCATGATCTGATGTGCGCTGCGGCGTACGGCGAGCATCCGCTGGCTTATTCCATTCTGGGCTTGAAGGAACGGCTGGCGGACATGACGGCCGATGATCTCCACGCGTATATGAAACAGCAGTATACCATTGAGAATACGGTAATCAGCGTAGCAGGCAATATCAATGACGGACTGGTTGACCTGTTGGAGGCCCATTTCGGATCATTCGATAACCATGGTGAATCGGCGCCTTTGACAGCTCCTGATTTCCATGGCGAACTGCTGTTTCACCGCAAGAAGACGGAGCAAAACCATATTTGCCTCTCCCTCCCGGGCGTAGAAAGCGGCGGACCGCTGCAATATGCCATGGTGCTGCTGAATAATGCTATCGGCGGCGGGATGAGCTCCCGAATGTTCCAAGAGATTCGCGAAAAACGCGGGTTAGCCTATTCCGTCTACTCCTATCACAGCTCCCAGGCAGACAGCGGCCTGTTTACCGTCTATGCCGGCACTGCGCCGAAGCAGACCAAAGAGGTGACGGAGCTGATCAAGGAAATGATGCATGATCTTGCCGTTAACGGTCTGAGCGAAGATGAGCTGAGAAAAGGCAAGGAGCAGCTCAAGGGAAGCCTGATCCTCAGCCTGGAGAGCACCAGCAGCCGGATGAACCGGATTGGCAAAAATGAGCTGATGCTTGGAAGACATGATACACTTGACGAAATGATCACCAAAATCGGACTCGTCACCATGGATGATATCAATCGATTACTGGACCACATGTTTGCTGAGCCCCTCGCATTAGCGATGGTCGGCTCCTCTGATAAAGCTATTGCTAATGTTAGGAGAGATGATCTTGTCTTATTACGTTCAAATTAA
- a CDS encoding polysaccharide deacetylase family protein — MKTEKAALVLACIAVVIGLGSTYGPVKEMLAELKPQDGLAVWSNIPKERDQELRSLIESKAAKLNAAPVDAAVDRVWKAIPGYNGLEVDVEATYRNTLLQGPGEGLKWVYRQIPPKVSLNDLGAHPIYRGNPAKPMVSLMINVAWGNQFIIPMLNILDEEKVKVTFFLDGSWLSHNRELAAEMLKRGHEMENHAYTHPDMSTLSRARATAEIEKTKSLLKESLGVTNTWFAPPSGDFDQETVDIAASLGLKTVLWTLDTVDWRNPSPESVVAKISSQSEPGTLILMHPTASSSKALRGMIRGIKAKGLQLGTVSETLSAERLAPSEVE, encoded by the coding sequence ATGAAGACGGAAAAAGCAGCGCTTGTGCTTGCCTGTATTGCTGTGGTAATCGGTCTTGGCAGTACATACGGACCGGTGAAGGAAATGCTGGCTGAGCTTAAGCCGCAGGATGGACTGGCTGTGTGGAGTAACATTCCGAAAGAGCGTGACCAGGAGCTGCGTTCTTTGATTGAGAGCAAAGCGGCTAAGCTGAATGCCGCACCGGTGGATGCTGCCGTGGACCGGGTGTGGAAGGCAATTCCGGGTTATAATGGCCTTGAGGTTGATGTAGAGGCCACGTACCGTAATACACTGCTGCAGGGGCCGGGAGAGGGCCTCAAATGGGTGTACCGGCAAATCCCGCCGAAGGTGTCACTGAATGATCTGGGTGCTCACCCGATTTACCGGGGCAATCCCGCCAAGCCTATGGTCTCGCTGATGATCAATGTAGCATGGGGCAATCAATTCATTATACCGATGCTTAACATTTTGGATGAGGAAAAGGTAAAGGTGACCTTTTTTCTGGATGGAAGCTGGCTTAGCCATAACCGGGAGCTTGCGGCCGAAATGCTGAAACGCGGGCATGAGATGGAGAATCATGCGTATACCCATCCCGATATGAGCACTTTAAGCCGGGCCCGGGCGACCGCCGAGATTGAGAAAACAAAGAGTCTGCTGAAAGAGAGTCTTGGAGTAACCAATACCTGGTTTGCGCCTCCGTCCGGTGATTTTGATCAGGAAACAGTGGATATCGCCGCCTCATTGGGGCTGAAAACGGTGCTGTGGACACTGGATACCGTCGATTGGCGCAACCCTTCTCCAGAATCCGTTGTCGCCAAAATCAGCAGCCAGTCCGAGCCGGGTACATTGATATTGATGCATCCGACGGCTTCCTCTTCCAAAGCGCTGAGAGGCATGATCCGGGGGATTAAAGCTAAAGGTCTTCAGCTGGGTACGGTCAGTGAAACACTGTCAGCGGAGCGGCTGGCCCCTTCAGAAGTTGAGTGA